The Halomonas elongata DSM 2581 DNA segment CAAGAAAGGAGCCGTCATGACTAAACCAGCTCATACAAAGGCGTTTTTGGCTGCCACGCTTACCGCCCTCTCTCTTGGAGCATCAGCGGTTCATGCCGAAAACAAAGTTAATATCAAACTAGCATATGCCCAAAACTCCCAACCTGTAAAAGATGCGCTAGCCAAGTTCGGCTCACTCGTCGAGGAGAAGTCAGGAGGCTCAATAAGCGTCACCTACTTCCCCGATAGCCAACTAGGTGGAGAAAGCGAACTCGTCGAGCTCCTGCAGACCGGCGCAATCGATATGACCAAGGTCTCCGGCGGGCTCATGGGAAGCTTTTCACCACTTTACAGCGTCTTCTCCATGCCTTATTTATTCGATGGAGAGAAGCACTTTCATGATGTAATGAGCAATCCTGACATCATGAATGACGTATATCAGTCGACAAAGGACCAAGGATTCGTGGGTGTTGGCTGGTACGACTCTGGACAACGAAATTTTTACACAACAGATGAGCCAATCCACGAAGTCTCTGATCTGGAAGGTAAAAAAATTCGGGTCATGCAGAGCGAAAAGGCCATCAACACCATGAAGCTGCTTGGAGCTTCGCCCGTTGTGATGTCCCAGGAGGAGGTATACACCGCACTACAACAGGGTATTCTTGATGGCGCGGAAAACAATGAATTCGCATTGACTGCGGCACGCCATGGAGAGGTGGTCAACTACTACACCCTCGATGGTCACACTAGAATCCCCGACATCATTCTTTTCAACAGTAACACGCTTTCCAGCTTGACGGATCCACAGCGTGAAGCCGTCATGTCGGCTATCGATGAGTCGATTCAATTTCAGCTTGAACAGTGGTCTCAATCCGTCGAGGAAGCGAGAAAAAGTATCAAGGATGACTTTAACGTTGAGATCAATGAAGTGGATATTTCACCTTTCCAGGATGCCGTACAACCGATGTATGACAACCTAAAAAGCCATCCAGAACAATATTCACTTTACCAAAAGATAAAAAACACCAGCAGCAACCAGTAACCTTCCCCTAGAGATATTGCCGAAACGCTTGGCAATATCTCTTCATCAACACACAAAACACCGAAGTAATGAAAATGAGCACAACCTTGAATATTGGAATCAGGGCACACGACCTGCCCAAGCAGCCCATGGAAGGCCTGATAAAGGATATCGCCCGCCGAGGGCTTGGATCAGTACAGTTAGCACTGAACAAGTCTTTCGACCTTGATATAAAGCCTGGGACATTAAACCCAGGAATGGCCTACTTGATTGGGTCAGCGTTCCGGCGCCACGATATCCAAATTGCTGTTCTTGGCTGCTACACCAACATAATTCATCCGGACCCCGAAGAGCGGCACTCTGCATTATCGAGATTCAAGGAGCACATCCGTTTTTCGAGAGACTTCGGCTGTGGAATCGTTGGAACCGAAACAGGCAATGTCAACCCAGACATCATATACACTGAAGAAAACTTTCATGAGAAGCCATTCCAGGATGTTTTATCAAGTGTAAGAGAGCTCGTGGAGGAAGCCGAAAAATTCGGTGTCATCGTAGGTATCGAACCGGGTGTCAATCATCCCATATACTCTCCCGAGACAATGAAACGCTTGCTCGATGAGGTGCAATCCAACAACCTTCAGGTGATATTCGACCCGGTCAATCTCATGACAGCGGAGAATCACGAGCGACAGAATGAAATATTGAGAGAAGCCTTCTCATTGTGGGGAGACCGCATAGCGGTCATCCACGCCAAGGACTTCATCATCTCGGAAGGACGCTTGGTTCCCGCGTCCGTGGGGAAAGGACTGATGGACTATGAGTTCATCATTCAGCAGCTTAGTCCCCACATCAATATCATTCTGGATGAAACAAGCCCCGAGCATATCGAGGATGCCATTCATTTCCTGAAATCCTGCGAATCGACCTCATGAAAATCTAGCGGGTCCTGATATCACCCGCACTGGAGCGTGCCAAGGATAGGGGGCATACCTATCCCTGTCGTATGGTTTCCCCTATCCTGCGGCGAATATCCGTGCAACCAAGGGAAAGCCATCATGTGGGACCAGCAAGAGATTCGCCTCGCGCCGCGTTCGCGGGGCTTTCACTTGATCACCGACGAGGTCATCGAGGCGGTTCCTCGCATAGCGAGCTTGCAGGTTGGTCTGCTGCACCTGCAGCTATTGCATACCTCGGCCTCGCTGACTCTCAACGAGAACGCCGATCCCGATGTGCGCCACGACATGGATGCCTTCCTGCGCGACCGAATACCGGGCGATCTTCCCTATTTCCGCCATACGCTGGAAGGGCCGGACGACATGCCAGCCCATGTCGCGGCGAGCCTGTTCGGTACTCAGCTAACCCTGGCCGTGCGTGACGGCCGCCTGGCGCTTGGTACCTGGCAAGGTGTCTGGTTCGGCGAACATCGCGACCATGGCGGGCCCCGGCGCCTGATCGCCACCCTCAACGGAGAGTGAAAGGCCAGGCATCGTCACGGGAGCCATTGGCACTCCGGCGGCCGCGGCTAGGCGACCTCATCGCGAAGCGGTAAAATAGGCAACTTTGCATCGGCAGACGTTTCAGGGTGAAGTCTCGGCATGCCGATCCCGACATTGCTCACGGCCTGCCCCGGCGCGGGTCGTGTGTAACGCTA contains these protein-coding regions:
- a CDS encoding TRAP transporter substrate-binding protein, translating into MTKPAHTKAFLAATLTALSLGASAVHAENKVNIKLAYAQNSQPVKDALAKFGSLVEEKSGGSISVTYFPDSQLGGESELVELLQTGAIDMTKVSGGLMGSFSPLYSVFSMPYLFDGEKHFHDVMSNPDIMNDVYQSTKDQGFVGVGWYDSGQRNFYTTDEPIHEVSDLEGKKIRVMQSEKAINTMKLLGASPVVMSQEEVYTALQQGILDGAENNEFALTAARHGEVVNYYTLDGHTRIPDIILFNSNTLSSLTDPQREAVMSAIDESIQFQLEQWSQSVEEARKSIKDDFNVEINEVDISPFQDAVQPMYDNLKSHPEQYSLYQKIKNTSSNQ
- a CDS encoding sugar phosphate isomerase/epimerase family protein, with the translated sequence MSTTLNIGIRAHDLPKQPMEGLIKDIARRGLGSVQLALNKSFDLDIKPGTLNPGMAYLIGSAFRRHDIQIAVLGCYTNIIHPDPEERHSALSRFKEHIRFSRDFGCGIVGTETGNVNPDIIYTEENFHEKPFQDVLSSVRELVEEAEKFGVIVGIEPGVNHPIYSPETMKRLLDEVQSNNLQVIFDPVNLMTAENHERQNEILREAFSLWGDRIAVIHAKDFIISEGRLVPASVGKGLMDYEFIIQQLSPHINIILDETSPEHIEDAIHFLKSCESTS
- a CDS encoding secondary thiamine-phosphate synthase enzyme YjbQ, with amino-acid sequence MWDQQEIRLAPRSRGFHLITDEVIEAVPRIASLQVGLLHLQLLHTSASLTLNENADPDVRHDMDAFLRDRIPGDLPYFRHTLEGPDDMPAHVAASLFGTQLTLAVRDGRLALGTWQGVWFGEHRDHGGPRRLIATLNGE